From Echinicola soli, a single genomic window includes:
- a CDS encoding SulP family inorganic anion transporter, which produces MTKVKNLFANFKSDIPSGLVVFLVALPLCLGIAMASGAPLFSGIITGIVGGIVVGFLSQSHVSVSGPAAGLTAIVLVAIQDLGAFEIFLVAVVLAGLIQLAMGFLKAGSVSNYIPSNVITGMLAGIGVIIFLKQVPVALGSDVEIGSGLAIFTDLAASFTGVQAGVILVTAISLIILVAWGNIPALKRLKLIPPALVAVVIGVVVNELFIMTGSSLAIGEKYLVSLPVPTTPEEFKGLITMPQFSAIGNPEVWIVAATIAVVASIETLLCIEAADRMDPMKRVTNSNVELKAQGIGNIVSGLIGGLPMTSVVVRTTANINAGAKSKMSAVVHGAFLLASVLTIPIILNKIPLATLAAILLMIGYKLANPATFKYFWNQGKYQFIPFIATLTGVVFLDLLKGVALGLVISVFFILRGNSRRVYYFNKEGYQDGDVIHVDLAQEVSFLNKAAIKQTLNHIPEGASVVIDASDTVYVAHDVLELIREFKKVQAPEREISVKLVGFKDAYNLENDMDESNHVSMEHKNIISYRKRGKTSHREVISDLINGNN; this is translated from the coding sequence ATGACAAAGGTGAAAAATCTCTTTGCTAATTTTAAGTCAGATATTCCATCGGGATTAGTGGTGTTCCTGGTGGCCCTTCCCTTGTGTTTGGGAATAGCCATGGCTTCTGGAGCCCCGTTGTTTTCAGGGATCATTACAGGAATTGTGGGAGGTATAGTGGTAGGGTTTCTGAGCCAGTCCCATGTAAGTGTTTCAGGTCCAGCGGCCGGATTGACAGCCATTGTACTGGTGGCCATTCAGGATTTGGGGGCATTCGAAATTTTCCTGGTAGCGGTTGTGTTGGCCGGACTGATACAGTTGGCCATGGGTTTTTTAAAAGCCGGAAGTGTCTCCAATTATATTCCAAGTAATGTGATTACAGGAATGCTTGCGGGGATAGGGGTGATTATCTTCCTGAAGCAGGTTCCGGTAGCCTTGGGCTCAGATGTTGAAATAGGCTCCGGCTTGGCGATTTTTACTGACCTGGCAGCCTCTTTTACGGGGGTTCAGGCAGGGGTGATTTTGGTAACGGCCATTTCATTGATCATATTGGTCGCGTGGGGAAATATCCCAGCCTTGAAGCGGCTAAAGTTGATACCGCCTGCATTGGTAGCTGTAGTCATTGGCGTAGTGGTCAATGAGCTTTTTATCATGACCGGGAGCTCGCTGGCTATTGGTGAGAAATACTTGGTAAGTCTTCCTGTTCCCACCACTCCTGAAGAGTTCAAAGGCTTGATTACCATGCCGCAATTTTCAGCGATTGGTAACCCTGAAGTATGGATAGTGGCAGCGACTATTGCTGTGGTAGCCTCTATTGAGACCTTGCTGTGTATAGAAGCAGCCGACCGCATGGATCCGATGAAGCGGGTGACCAATTCCAACGTGGAGCTGAAAGCGCAGGGAATAGGGAATATTGTCAGTGGCCTGATAGGTGGGTTGCCCATGACATCTGTGGTGGTGCGTACCACGGCCAATATCAACGCAGGTGCTAAATCAAAAATGTCAGCTGTAGTTCATGGTGCCTTTTTGCTGGCCAGTGTATTGACGATACCGATTATACTGAATAAGATACCTCTGGCCACCTTGGCAGCTATCCTGCTGATGATTGGATATAAATTGGCCAATCCTGCCACATTTAAGTATTTCTGGAATCAGGGTAAATATCAGTTTATCCCATTTATAGCGACCCTTACCGGGGTGGTATTCTTAGATTTGCTTAAAGGGGTTGCACTGGGACTGGTCATCAGTGTATTCTTTATCCTTAGAGGAAATTCCAGACGAGTTTACTATTTTAACAAAGAAGGTTACCAAGATGGTGATGTGATTCATGTGGATTTGGCCCAGGAAGTATCATTTCTTAATAAGGCGGCCATCAAGCAGACTTTGAATCATATTCCAGAGGGTGCGAGTGTCGTGATCGACGCTTCGGATACTGTTTATGTGGCACACGATGTATTGGAATTGATCAGGGAATTTAAAAAAGTTCAAGCGCCGGAAAGAGAAATCTCCGTGAAATTGGTAGGGTTTAAAGATGCATATAATCTTGAAAATGATATGGATGAATCCAATCATGTGTCTATGGAACATAAAAATATCATCAGTTACCGAAAGAGAGGAAAAACTTCTCACCGTGAGGTGATTTCTGATTTAATCAACGGAAATAATTAA
- a CDS encoding tetratricopeptide repeat-containing hybrid sensor histidine kinase/response regulator — MKLLRFILLFQLISMMPVLKAMPFQVNSPHLAMSMEGKIDSLNNWAEKNIEKNTKKALDNSIVALDQAQKINYSLGEAESMINLGWIYYRMNQYSLAIEYAFKGHQSIVPLNNQRLLAKSLLNIGAIYSGSTDQLADALEYFEQAYEKSKPLNDNMLTGRALNNIAWILTQMGNYDEARDLITPYVKKNGNQFLSSFAHRTLGDINVAEGDTTAAIGNYKACFEILKSENAYYFTTVSVIIRLSRLYLARDQYYMAKRYLDQGKNISTENHYREHMVEINQMYAQYYEAIGNWKQALNFQKEYTALVDSLHGKLNAKSMGKLEAKFDFDQRLDAINTEMALNEKLINEKLQQQIFKRNIFLIGFILMIILATFILFSTYKIRKTKQQAESANRAKSDFISSMSHEIRTPLNGVIGFSDLLSSTTLDASQRQYINLINQSAKSLMEIVNDILDFSKIEAGKLEIEKSPTYMYDLGIEAINLIAFHAHKKQLELILDIDEDIPFSVMADQLRLKQILINLLSNAVKFTSKGEIILKIEYVRSLTNGEATIRFMVKDTGTGINKINQAKVFSAFTQEDSSTSRKFGGTGLGLTISKKLLEMMDSEIHLESEMGKGSAFWFDLDFVVLKKKSDKKISQILIGRKTLIIDDNNIHRHVISTVIHKLNGSIEQAKNEKQAHALLEKEAPFDLILINQNLYSIDGMTLAKKLKESSQIPATTKVILMHNAFVRDITLPEHVDAFLIKPFKKPDFLDIVHKLFNTEKDHTPETTFLVQPNDLEGLKTISPTILIAEDNMVNMILTKKMLRSLVPNSAILEAKNGKQAVEVFQTNDVDIIFMDIQMPVLNGYEATRMIRKLEGMDRHTPIIALTAGILNNEKQKSQTAGLDDFTAKPMDKEAITKILLYHLTQQVS, encoded by the coding sequence ATGAAACTACTACGTTTCATATTGCTATTTCAGCTCATTTCGATGATGCCAGTCCTTAAGGCGATGCCCTTTCAGGTCAATTCGCCACATTTGGCAATGTCTATGGAAGGTAAAATTGACAGCCTTAACAACTGGGCTGAAAAAAACATTGAAAAAAACACCAAAAAGGCACTTGACAATTCCATTGTAGCACTCGATCAAGCACAGAAGATCAACTATAGCTTAGGAGAAGCCGAGAGCATGATCAATTTGGGCTGGATTTATTACCGCATGAATCAGTATTCACTGGCGATTGAATATGCATTTAAAGGGCACCAAAGTATTGTCCCGCTAAACAATCAAAGGCTATTGGCGAAGTCCCTGCTGAACATAGGGGCTATCTACAGTGGAAGTACAGACCAATTAGCTGATGCACTCGAATATTTTGAGCAAGCTTATGAAAAAAGTAAGCCCCTTAATGACAATATGCTTACGGGAAGGGCACTTAACAACATTGCCTGGATACTGACTCAAATGGGCAATTATGATGAGGCTCGGGACCTGATCACACCTTATGTTAAAAAAAATGGAAACCAATTTCTTAGCTCATTTGCCCACAGGACATTGGGAGATATTAATGTGGCAGAAGGTGACACCACAGCTGCCATTGGCAATTATAAAGCTTGCTTTGAAATCCTGAAAAGCGAAAACGCTTACTATTTTACCACGGTCAGTGTCATTATCAGATTGTCACGTCTCTACCTGGCAAGGGACCAATATTACATGGCCAAGCGCTATTTGGACCAAGGCAAAAATATCAGCACCGAAAATCACTATCGTGAACATATGGTGGAGATAAACCAAATGTACGCGCAGTATTACGAAGCAATCGGCAACTGGAAGCAAGCGCTTAACTTCCAAAAAGAATACACAGCCCTTGTAGATAGCCTTCATGGTAAACTAAACGCCAAAAGCATGGGCAAGCTGGAAGCTAAGTTTGACTTTGACCAGCGACTTGACGCCATCAATACTGAAATGGCCCTTAACGAAAAGCTGATTAATGAAAAATTGCAGCAACAGATCTTTAAGCGAAACATTTTTCTGATCGGGTTCATCCTCATGATTATCCTGGCTACTTTTATTCTATTTAGTACATACAAGATTAGAAAGACCAAACAACAGGCCGAATCTGCTAACCGGGCAAAGTCCGATTTTATCAGCAGCATGAGCCACGAAATACGAACACCCCTCAACGGCGTCATCGGTTTCTCGGACTTGCTTAGCTCCACCACCTTGGACGCTAGCCAAAGGCAATATATCAACCTAATCAATCAGTCCGCAAAGTCCTTAATGGAAATCGTCAATGACATCCTGGACTTTTCCAAAATAGAGGCAGGCAAGCTTGAAATAGAAAAATCACCTACCTACATGTATGACCTGGGCATTGAAGCCATTAATCTTATTGCTTTCCATGCCCATAAAAAGCAACTCGAACTGATCCTGGACATCGATGAAGACATTCCCTTCTCGGTGATGGCGGACCAGTTAAGATTAAAACAAATTCTCATTAACCTCCTGAGCAATGCCGTAAAATTCACTTCCAAAGGCGAGATCATCTTAAAAATAGAATATGTCCGATCACTTACCAACGGTGAAGCTACCATTCGTTTTATGGTAAAAGACACCGGAACGGGCATCAACAAAATAAATCAAGCAAAGGTTTTCAGTGCCTTTACCCAAGAGGATTCTTCCACCAGTCGAAAGTTTGGGGGAACTGGACTTGGCCTGACCATTTCAAAAAAGCTACTTGAGATGATGGACAGTGAGATCCACCTGGAAAGTGAAATGGGAAAGGGCAGTGCTTTTTGGTTTGATTTGGACTTCGTCGTACTAAAGAAAAAATCCGATAAGAAAATCTCTCAGATCCTAATCGGTCGAAAGACACTTATCATTGATGATAATAACATACACCGTCATGTCATCAGCACGGTTATCCATAAACTTAACGGATCCATTGAACAGGCTAAAAACGAGAAACAAGCCCATGCCCTATTGGAGAAGGAAGCACCTTTTGACCTTATTTTGATCAATCAAAACCTTTACAGCATTGACGGCATGACCTTGGCCAAAAAGCTAAAAGAAAGCTCACAAATTCCCGCTACCACCAAGGTCATATTGATGCACAATGCCTTTGTGCGTGACATCACCCTTCCAGAACACGTCGACGCATTTCTTATCAAGCCTTTTAAGAAGCCTGATTTTCTGGATATTGTGCATAAGTTGTTTAACACTGAAAAAGACCATACACCTGAGACCACTTTCTTGGTCCAACCAAATGACCTGGAAGGGCTGAAAACCATTTCTCCTACCATTCTAATTGCAGAGGACAATATGGTAAACATGATTCTGACCAAAAAAATGCTCCGATCTCTAGTACCAAATTCAGCTATTTTAGAAGCAAAAAATGGTAAACAAGCAGTGGAAGTATTCCAAACCAATGATGTGGACATCATTTTTATGGACATTCAAATGCCCGTGCTAAATGGATATGAGGCTACCCGAATGATCCGTAAATTGGAAGGAATGGATAGGCATACCCCTATCATTGCGCTGACGGCGGGAATTCTTAACAATGAAAAACAAAAAAGCCAGACAGCAGGCTTAGATGATTTTACTGCAAAACCAATGGACAAAGAAGCCATCACCAAAATACTCCTTTACCACCTCACCCAGCAAGTAAGCTGA
- a CDS encoding Dabb family protein — MKTRRSFLNRLGIVGTSLFFPLSANAAPAKDFLIHQVYFWLKNPEKDTKSFIKGCEGLIKIDSIKKAYIGKPAATTRRDVVDHSFHVSLTIHFRTMEDHNIYQIHETHKKFIAKHEEKWEKVQVYDMKIE; from the coding sequence ATGAAAACAAGAAGATCATTTCTAAACCGATTGGGAATAGTAGGAACGAGCCTGTTCTTTCCTCTGAGCGCCAATGCTGCACCAGCCAAAGATTTCTTGATCCATCAAGTATATTTTTGGCTCAAAAACCCAGAAAAAGACACGAAAAGCTTCATCAAGGGCTGCGAAGGCCTCATTAAAATAGACAGCATTAAAAAAGCCTATATCGGAAAACCTGCCGCTACTACCAGAAGGGATGTCGTGGACCACTCTTTTCATGTGTCGCTCACGATCCATTTCAGGACAATGGAAGATCATAACATCTATCAAATCCATGAAACCCATAAAAAATTCATCGCTAAGCATGAGGAAAAGTGGGAAAAGGTCCAAGTCTATGACATGAAAATCGAATAG
- the hslV gene encoding ATP-dependent protease subunit HslV, with product MEKLRSTTVVAIKHNGEVVIGADGQATLGNTVAKSSVNKVRKLQGGKIVTGFAGSTADAFTLLEKFEEKLGAYGNNMKRAAVELAKEWRTDRMLSKLEAMMIVADADDVLIISGTGDVIEPDMEIATIGSGSMYAQSAARALKKFANQLSAEEMVRESLNIAADICIYTNHNLVVEKVTS from the coding sequence ATGGAAAAATTAAGATCCACCACGGTTGTGGCCATTAAGCATAACGGAGAAGTGGTCATCGGAGCAGATGGCCAGGCCACCTTGGGCAACACTGTGGCTAAAAGCAGTGTCAATAAGGTGCGAAAGCTCCAAGGAGGGAAAATAGTAACTGGCTTTGCAGGCTCTACTGCAGATGCTTTTACCCTTCTGGAAAAATTTGAAGAGAAGCTCGGCGCTTATGGAAACAATATGAAGAGAGCTGCGGTGGAGCTGGCCAAAGAGTGGAGGACCGATCGTATGCTGAGCAAACTGGAAGCGATGATGATCGTGGCAGATGCAGATGATGTGTTGATCATTTCAGGAACTGGTGATGTGATCGAACCTGATATGGAAATCGCTACGATAGGTTCTGGGAGTATGTACGCACAGTCTGCTGCCAGGGCGCTAAAGAAATTTGCTAACCAGCTATCCGCCGAAGAGATGGTAAGAGAAAGCCTTAACATAGCCGCTGATATCTGTATTTATACCAATCATAATCTTGTGGTGGAAAAAGTAACTTCTTAA
- a CDS encoding aldo/keto reductase — translation MNYRKLGNTDINISEISLGTWQVGGGWGGNFDERAAAKILHEAIDGGVNFIDTADVYDDGKSEAAVGRLLKERSEQIFVASKCGRQISPHVSEGYTPEVLRKYVEASLKNIGIESLDLIQLHCPPTAVYKQDEIFELFDRLKEEGKIKHLGVSVEKVEEAQLAIKYPNVKTVQIIFNMFRQKPAATFFEEAKGKDVGIIVRVPLASGLLSGKMSREREFDTNDHRYFNREGKAFDKGETFSGVDFEKGLDAVEALKDIFGEDEPLAAWALRWILMFDEVSTVIPGASRPSQVKANLLSSALPALTHEQLEAVRAVYAQYIKADVHHLW, via the coding sequence ATGAATTATAGAAAACTGGGCAACACCGATATCAACATTTCAGAAATTTCACTTGGCACTTGGCAAGTAGGCGGAGGCTGGGGAGGAAACTTCGATGAAAGGGCAGCAGCTAAAATTTTGCATGAGGCCATAGATGGTGGAGTTAATTTTATAGATACCGCGGATGTTTATGATGATGGGAAGAGCGAGGCTGCCGTGGGCAGGCTTCTCAAGGAGCGATCAGAACAGATTTTTGTGGCCAGTAAATGCGGGAGGCAGATCAGCCCACATGTGAGTGAGGGCTATACTCCTGAAGTACTTAGGAAATACGTGGAAGCCAGTTTGAAAAATATCGGAATCGAATCGTTGGATTTGATTCAGTTGCATTGTCCACCGACGGCAGTGTATAAGCAAGATGAGATTTTTGAGCTTTTTGATCGCTTGAAAGAAGAAGGTAAGATCAAGCATCTGGGTGTTAGTGTAGAGAAGGTAGAGGAAGCGCAGCTGGCCATTAAGTACCCAAATGTGAAAACGGTGCAGATTATTTTCAATATGTTCCGTCAAAAACCTGCCGCCACCTTTTTCGAAGAAGCAAAAGGGAAAGATGTCGGCATCATCGTACGTGTGCCATTGGCGAGTGGTCTTCTCAGTGGTAAGATGAGTCGGGAAAGGGAATTTGATACGAACGACCATCGTTATTTTAATAGAGAGGGAAAGGCCTTTGACAAGGGGGAAACCTTCTCGGGTGTCGATTTTGAAAAAGGATTGGATGCGGTGGAAGCGCTTAAGGATATTTTCGGAGAAGATGAGCCATTGGCTGCCTGGGCCCTTCGATGGATATTGATGTTTGACGAAGTGAGTACCGTTATTCCAGGTGCTTCACGGCCTAGCCAAGTAAAAGCAAACTTGCTGTCTTCAGCATTACCAGCCTTGACTCATGAGCAGTTAGAAGCTGTAAGGGCAGTCTATGCGCAATACATCAAGGCAGATGTACATCACTTGTGGTAA
- a CDS encoding pyruvate dehydrogenase complex dihydrolipoamide acetyltransferase: MAEVIRMPKMSDTMEEGVIAAWLKKVGDDVKAGDILAEVETDKATMELESYDEGVLLHIGVEEKDAVPVNGVIAIIGEKGENIDDLLKDLDGGGNGDAEAAKEEAPKEDKKEESSSESAPAEEIDTSDVNANLITMPKMSDTMQEGTIASWLKKEGDEVKSGDILAEVETDKATMELESYDDGVLLHIGVQEGDSVPIDGVIAVIGEKGADYEKLLKAHKQKSNGGNEEKPATKEEKKEVPKTESKPEPKKEEASEKTTSSSSSSENGRIKASPLAKKLAEDKGVDIALIKGSGEGGRIIKRDVESFDPATAQPAAQSGAAAPAAVGQESYTEEKVSQMRKTIAKRLAESKFSAPHFYLTMEINMDKAIEARKSMNEIAPVKISFNDMVIKAVAASLRQHPKVNSSWLGDKIRYNEHVHIGMAVAVEEGLLVPVIRFADSKTLSQISQEAKTLGGKAKNKELQPKDWEGNTFTISNLGMFGIEEFTAIVNPPDACILAVGGIKETVIVKDGQMQVGNVMKVTLSCDHRVVDGAVGSGFLKTLKGLLEDPVRILI; the protein is encoded by the coding sequence ATGGCCGAAGTAATAAGAATGCCCAAAATGAGCGACACCATGGAAGAAGGGGTGATCGCAGCTTGGTTAAAGAAAGTAGGAGACGATGTAAAAGCTGGGGACATCCTGGCAGAAGTGGAAACTGACAAAGCTACCATGGAGCTGGAGTCTTATGATGAAGGGGTGTTGCTGCACATTGGAGTGGAAGAGAAAGACGCTGTTCCAGTAAATGGAGTAATCGCTATTATCGGTGAAAAAGGAGAAAACATCGATGACCTGCTCAAAGACTTAGACGGTGGAGGCAATGGAGATGCCGAAGCTGCTAAAGAAGAAGCACCAAAAGAAGATAAAAAAGAGGAGAGCAGCAGTGAGTCTGCACCTGCTGAGGAAATCGATACATCTGATGTCAATGCCAACCTGATCACCATGCCCAAAATGAGTGATACGATGCAGGAAGGTACCATCGCTTCTTGGCTTAAAAAAGAAGGCGACGAAGTGAAGTCAGGGGACATTCTAGCAGAAGTGGAAACCGATAAGGCTACCATGGAACTGGAATCTTACGATGACGGTGTGCTCCTGCATATCGGTGTCCAAGAAGGAGATAGTGTGCCGATCGACGGAGTGATCGCGGTGATTGGAGAGAAAGGTGCTGATTATGAGAAGCTTCTAAAGGCGCACAAGCAAAAGTCCAATGGCGGCAATGAAGAAAAGCCAGCTACTAAGGAAGAAAAGAAGGAAGTACCTAAAACTGAATCCAAGCCCGAACCAAAGAAAGAAGAAGCATCAGAAAAAACCACTTCTTCCAGCAGTTCTTCTGAAAACGGAAGGATCAAAGCATCTCCATTGGCCAAGAAACTGGCTGAGGACAAAGGAGTGGATATCGCGTTGATCAAAGGATCCGGAGAAGGTGGACGAATAATCAAACGCGACGTAGAGAGCTTCGACCCTGCTACAGCACAGCCTGCTGCCCAATCCGGTGCAGCCGCTCCAGCAGCAGTAGGACAAGAATCTTATACTGAAGAAAAGGTTTCCCAAATGAGGAAAACCATTGCCAAGCGATTGGCGGAGAGTAAGTTCAGCGCTCCGCACTTTTACCTGACCATGGAGATCAATATGGATAAGGCAATCGAAGCACGTAAGAGTATGAATGAAATCGCTCCCGTGAAGATATCGTTCAATGACATGGTGATCAAGGCAGTGGCTGCTTCATTGAGGCAACACCCAAAAGTGAATTCCAGCTGGCTGGGAGACAAAATCCGCTACAACGAGCATGTTCATATCGGCATGGCCGTAGCGGTGGAGGAAGGACTTTTGGTACCAGTGATCCGTTTTGCAGATAGCAAGACATTGTCACAGATTTCCCAGGAAGCCAAGACTTTGGGTGGAAAGGCTAAAAACAAAGAGCTTCAGCCTAAAGATTGGGAAGGAAATACCTTTACCATTTCCAATCTTGGAATGTTTGGCATCGAAGAGTTTACGGCGATCGTAAATCCACCGGATGCCTGTATCCTGGCCGTAGGGGGTATTAAGGAGACAGTGATCGTGAAGGATGGTCAGATGCAAGTAGGAAATGTGATGAAAGTAACCTTGTCATGTGATCACAGAGTGGTTGATGGTGCTGTAGGTTCTGGTTTCCTTAAAACACTTAAGGGATTACTGGAAGATCCTGTGAGAATCCTGATATAA
- a CDS encoding aldo/keto reductase, whose translation MHYNQLGKSTIKVSEVSFGCMSLKGSKKENVQLIHQAIEHGINYFDTADLYDAGKNEKVVGEALKGMRHDIVLATKVGNELRADGSGWDWNPRKSYILKAIEKSLKRLQTDFIDFYQLHGGTLEDPIDETIEAFELLKEQGKIREYGISSIRPNVIRQYVEKSNIAGVMMQYSLLDRRPEEVVLDLLGKNQISVLVRGGYAKGLLLDKPAKEYLNWSEKEVGVIKDKVKALCKDTKIQQKVALKYPLDHKAVASVVSGIRTSEQLLSTLEALEVKKEVDAIIQQLKSDLAQNFYETHR comes from the coding sequence ATGCACTATAATCAATTAGGGAAATCAACTATCAAGGTCAGTGAAGTTTCTTTTGGCTGTATGTCACTAAAGGGCAGCAAAAAGGAAAATGTACAATTGATCCACCAAGCTATCGAGCATGGCATCAATTATTTTGATACTGCGGACTTATATGACGCAGGCAAAAATGAGAAAGTGGTGGGAGAAGCACTTAAGGGCATGCGTCATGACATAGTACTGGCCACTAAAGTAGGAAATGAGCTGAGGGCCGATGGAAGTGGATGGGACTGGAATCCACGAAAATCCTATATCTTAAAGGCCATTGAAAAAAGCCTGAAGCGCTTACAGACCGATTTTATTGACTTTTACCAGTTGCATGGAGGAACTTTGGAGGATCCAATTGATGAAACCATTGAGGCATTTGAATTGCTCAAGGAGCAAGGAAAAATCAGGGAGTATGGCATCTCTTCCATCCGTCCAAATGTCATTCGACAATACGTGGAAAAATCCAACATTGCCGGGGTGATGATGCAGTACAGCCTGTTGGATAGAAGGCCGGAGGAAGTTGTTTTGGACTTGTTGGGAAAAAATCAGATCAGTGTTTTGGTAAGAGGTGGATACGCCAAAGGGCTTCTGCTGGATAAGCCGGCAAAAGAATACCTCAACTGGTCAGAGAAAGAAGTGGGCGTTATAAAGGACAAGGTGAAGGCATTGTGCAAAGACACGAAAATCCAGCAGAAAGTGGCCCTTAAGTATCCGTTGGATCACAAAGCAGTGGCATCCGTGGTTTCAGGGATCCGCACTTCTGAGCAATTGTTAAGTACGTTGGAAGCACTGGAGGTTAAAAAGGAGGTGGATGCCATTATACAGCAGCTTAAAAGTGACCTAGCACAAAATTTCTACGAAACGCACCGATGA